ACCCGGGGCCGGTACTCAGGGCCGGCCTCGCGGCGGCGCTGCTGGACGGCCTGGAGCGCGTTCGTAAGTATGTTGAGGAAGACGCGCGCGAGGTCCTGTGGCACCACCTGAATCGGCGCGATGCCGGGGTCGTACTGCCGTTCGATGCGCACGCTGAACGCGGCGTCCTTCGCGCGCATCCCGTGGTACGCCAGGTTGACGTACTCGTCGAGCAACTTGTTGAGGTCGGTGCTTTGGCGTTGCCCGGGCCGGCCCCGGGAATGGAGCAGCATGTTGCGCACGATGCTGTCGGCGCGGCCGCCATGCTCGCGGATGCGCGCCGCATTCTGCGACAGGTCGCGCAGCGTCTCTTCCAGGGTCTGCAAGAGGTCGGCCGGCACCTGGCCGCCGCGCGCCTTGAGTTCGGCCACGAGTTCCTCCGTGCGCTCGATGCAGAGTTCGGCAAAATTGTTGATGAAATTGAGCGGATTCTTGATTTCGTGGGCGATGCCCGCGGTGAGCGCGCCGAGCGACGCCATTTTCTGGTTCAGAATCAATTGGTCCTGCGTCTGGCGCAACTCCTCGAGGGCGCGCTGCAGGTCGTCGCTCTTCTTGCGCAGTTCCGCCGTCCGCTCCGCTACTTCCTGTTCGAGCCGCCCGCTGTAATCGCGCAGCAGCGCCTCGGCCTCCTTGCGCGCGCTGATATCGCGCAGGTTCAGCACAACGCCCGCGACCACTTCGTCTTCCAGGAAACTCGTCCCGGTCGATTCCACCCAGACCCAGCGTTCGTCTCTGCGCCGGACGCGGAACTCGGCGCGCACGGGAACGCCCGGATGCGCGAGCGCTTCGGCGCGCTTCGCATCGCGCAGTGCCCAATCGTCCGCATGCACGAGGTCATTCAGCGGCTGGCCCTGCAGTTCGTCCGCGTCATAGCCGAACGTGGTTTTGAAGGAAGGGCTTACGTACTGCGGCTTGCCCTCGTGGTCCACGACGACGATGACGTCCGCCGCGTGTTCGATGAGCGCCTTGTAATAGGCCTCGCGGCGGTGTATCTCGGCCTCGGCCCATTCGCGGTCCACGATTTCCTGTTCCAGGTTGCGGCTGTATTCTTCGAGTTCACGCTGATACGCCTCGAGCGCGGCCGTCTTGTGCGCGAGTTCGTCATACAAGCCCTGGAGCCGCTCCATGAACGTGTTGAACCAATAGGCGAGGTCGGCGATCTCGTCGCGCGTGTGCGCCTCGAGCCGCTGTGTCAAGTCGGCCTGGCCCTGACCCATCGCGCGCAACATGGCCACGGTGCGCTGCAAAGGGCGCACCACGGGCCGCGTCACGGCGAAGGCGAGCAGGAGGAGCGCCACGCTCGAGAGCAGCGCGAACACGAAGCGGGAACGCGCAATGTCTTCACCGGCTTTTGACGCCGTGCGGCGGAATTCATTGACCCCCGCAAACGCTTCCGACGTGTCCATCTTGGCCAGGAGACCCCAGCGGATGCCCAGCACGTCCACGGGGGCGTAGGCCATGAGCACCTCCCGGCCGCGGTAATCCTGGAAGATGCCGACGCCTTCCGCGCCCTGCGCGAATAACGCGCGCGTTGCCTCGTTGTCGATGCCGCTCCGGGCGGGTTCTTGAAAGGCGCGCGCAACGTTGACGGCTCCCGGCGCATCCAGAAGCGAATCGCTCCGGGGCAGCAGGTCGGGGCCAATCAGCAGCATCTCGCCGGTTTCGCCGAGGCCCGCGCGCGAATGCATGAGTTCGTTGATATGGCGGATGGTGAGCGCGAGGATGATAACCCCCGGCTTGCCGCCTTCGTGAAGAATGGGCGCCGCGAGAAAGGCTACGGGATCGTTATACGCGGGCAGGTACGGCGCGAAATCGGTGAAGATGACCCCGGCGTCGCGCCCCGCCGCCGCGCGAAATGCCTCGCCCGCCTTGGTGTCTGCCCAGGGACCGTCCTTCAGCGACGTGCCGAAGTCGATATGCTGCCGCGCGGAAAAGACGATGACGCCCGTTTCTGCGTCCACGAGGAGCAGGTCGTGATAGCCGAGTTCGTCGCAAGCGGCGGCGAAATGCGGGCCGAATTCCGCCTGCCATGCGCCGTAGCCCGTCGCGATGCGCGCAGGCCCCCCTTTGGCGCTACTCTCACTCAAGAAGAAGGCGAACTGAATGGCGACGGCTTCCGTACTCAACTGCTGGATGCGTTTTTCCAGGCCGGGCGGGGGCGTGTCCCAGCGCGCGCGATAGCTGGCGGCAAACGTTTCCTCGTAATACCGGCGCAGTTCTTCCCGTTCTTTCGAGAACATCGCTGAGTCGGGCGATTGCTCGCGGAGGAAGCGCTGCAATGCGTCCCGCACCGTGACGAACGCGCGGCCGAGGCGCTGGTCGCGCGCGGTGAAATTGGCTTCGCGCGCGATGGCCTCGACGTAGCTGCGCACGTGGTCCCGCTTGGCTTCGAGCAAGGCTGCCAGGTGTTCCCTGGCGCGCTGGTCGAGCGCCTCGTAGGCCAGCGATTCGAGCCGTTCCGAGGCGCGCCGCGCGATGGCGAAGCTGAAAGCCGTAGCCACGAGCAATGGGACGAGGCCGCAGACTAGAAAGAACAGCGTGAGTTTCGTTTGTAATCCGACGCGCACCATAACCTCTGGGTTCGCCACGTTTTGCCCTATGGTAAACGATCGTCGCGGCGGATAACGAGAAGCGGCCCGGCGATTACCCTTGATCAACCGGATTGTTGCGGTCATCATAGTGGCGCGCGCAGTGCGGCGCAGTGTGCGCGTAATGAGAATCATTTCAGAGGAGGGCGCTGTATTATGCCGGCAAAAGACCAGGAGACGCCTGTTCTTTCGATGAACCTGCGCATTGAGCGGGATCGGGCCTTGATCGTCTCGGCGCGCGCAAGGGGGCGTCTGGCTACTTTGGGCGCGTATGTGCGCCTGTCGGGGCCCGGCTGGCTGCAGAGTGCCGTCACGC
This portion of the Candidatus Hydrogenedentota bacterium genome encodes:
- a CDS encoding PAS domain S-box protein, which translates into the protein MANPEVMVRVGLQTKLTLFFLVCGLVPLLVATAFSFAIARRASERLESLAYEALDQRAREHLAALLEAKRDHVRSYVEAIAREANFTARDQRLGRAFVTVRDALQRFLREQSPDSAMFSKEREELRRYYEETFAASYRARWDTPPPGLEKRIQQLSTEAVAIQFAFFLSESSAKGGPARIATGYGAWQAEFGPHFAAACDELGYHDLLLVDAETGVIVFSARQHIDFGTSLKDGPWADTKAGEAFRAAAGRDAGVIFTDFAPYLPAYNDPVAFLAAPILHEGGKPGVIILALTIRHINELMHSRAGLGETGEMLLIGPDLLPRSDSLLDAPGAVNVARAFQEPARSGIDNEATRALFAQGAEGVGIFQDYRGREVLMAYAPVDVLGIRWGLLAKMDTSEAFAGVNEFRRTASKAGEDIARSRFVFALLSSVALLLLAFAVTRPVVRPLQRTVAMLRAMGQGQADLTQRLEAHTRDEIADLAYWFNTFMERLQGLYDELAHKTAALEAYQRELEEYSRNLEQEIVDREWAEAEIHRREAYYKALIEHAADVIVVVDHEGKPQYVSPSFKTTFGYDADELQGQPLNDLVHADDWALRDAKRAEALAHPGVPVRAEFRVRRRDERWVWVESTGTSFLEDEVVAGVVLNLRDISARKEAEALLRDYSGRLEQEVAERTAELRKKSDDLQRALEELRQTQDQLILNQKMASLGALTAGIAHEIKNPLNFINNFAELCIERTEELVAELKARGGQVPADLLQTLEETLRDLSQNAARIREHGGRADSIVRNMLLHSRGRPGQRQSTDLNKLLDEYVNLAYHGMRAKDAAFSVRIERQYDPGIAPIQVVPQDLARVFLNILTNALQAVQQRRREAGPEYRPRVAVRTVNEAQTVAVHIRDNGPGIPADLRDKVFGPFFTTKPAGEGTGLGLSISYDIIVRQHQGELLVDSVPDEFTELTIRLPKE